The following DNA comes from Castor canadensis chromosome 4, mCasCan1.hap1v2, whole genome shotgun sequence.
ACTGCTTTCCAAAGACTAAAGAGTAACAAGGTAGGAGTTTCAGGCTTTCCGTCTCAACCATCACACCCATTTCTAATACCAGAATGTTTATGAAACTGACAAGGAGTAATGCACTGTGAGAATGGAAGACAAAACTAAGGGACTTCTCCCTGCCAGgtgcattgttttcttttgttctgcactTTAATTTTAACTTGTTTTCTTAGTGGTTCTAAACTCTTTCCTATAGTTTGCCACAATATctgttgagaaagaaaaaagaaacacacgaATTTAGCATTTCAAAATGCCAAAATACTAGAAATAGATGGACCCCCCTCAAATCCTCCAAAGAGTCCTCATTTTTAGTTAAAGATAGCATTTCTCCCTAcagtgcacaaaaaaaaaaaaaaaatgcacaaaatccTGACTTGCTTTCAGGGGTGACGGAGGGGAGTGTGACTGAGCTCGGCTTTGACTCGCCTTACGCACATCACAAGCAAAATGTCGTCTGAGTTTCAGGAAAGTTACAAACGTATATTGTTACCAACCTACACTGCTACCATCATTAAATCACTGATTTAATAGCAAGGTTGGAATGCAAGAAGTAAACGAAATTAAATGCGTGCACAGGTCCGTGGTGGCATTAACACTCCAACTCTGCGGGCTGGTCTGTCTAAGACAAACCACGTCGTGGCCAAGACGTGTTAGGGACAGGAAAACCTGCCAAAGAAGAGGATGCTGTCGGATGCGTTGTGCCTGATGAGGAACAGGAAAGGGTGATTGCAGTGGACGAGTTCACAGACCGGGACAGCAGAGACGGTGAAGCCAATGCCGGTGGCAGCAGCAGCCTGGACGCCCTCCTCGGTCACCTCCAGGAGAGACCTGTGCCGAAACTTGTGCGCGTGCAGGTGGAAGCGCGGGGACATCCCCGAGAAGTCCGCGCTGAAGGCCTCGCGTGTCCCCAAGGCTGCCAGCACCGGCTCAAGGTCGTAACTCTCCTCCACCACCAGGCGCGGCAAGTGCAGGTCCACGCTCCTTTCCTCCATGTGCCCAGGACTGGTCCACTCTATTAATTTCTCAGGACTTATTTTATctataatctattttttttttaaaaaatgaagtcagaTTAGCACAATTACCAATAAAAATTTAACAGTGGAGCATTAATTTATATCAGTCAGAAATTAATTTTAGtaataaatgtaaacatttcaTTTCCATACACTATTGTCTTTATATAGAAGACAATTAATGGCCttatatttctccatttaactactatatgtgtatatgtgaaaATCCACtagctttaaatttatttttaaagattaaaacggttttggttttggttttgtttggagacagggtcttactgggtagcccaggctggccttagacttgcccaggttggacttgaacttgaaattctcctgcctcagcttcccaagtgctggaattacagtggcttaccaccacacctggctttaaaatatcatttcttcttctatcattttaatgtgcatttcatTTTTTACTATCTTCCTCTATAATTACAATTACAATGAATatccattttataaaatttaactaTTTCACACTACTGCATATCTCTCCTGAATGTCTTTAAACTGCTAGGTAATATTCCCATCAAGCTGATAAATTCTGaccagcatttatttatttgctcactTTACAAACATCTAGTATGTATCAGGCATTATGATAGATTCTGATAAATACTGCAGATGGAAAAATAACAACTACTATGGATTTCAAGCTAGTATATTTGATGCTGATATTACTGATTTGACTCAGAAAGAcaattcttattttctgaatTACTTCCTCAGAGTAATTTCCACacctgagtttttcttttttttttgatcaacACTATTGTTGCTGGTTTTTCGGTggaactggggtgtgaactcagggctttgcacttacaaagcaggcatgctaccagatgagccacatttccagtccattttgctctggttatttcggagatgggcagtctctcaaactatttgctgaggctggccccaaacaactgtcctcccaatctcagccttccaagtagccaagATTAAaggcacaagccaccagcacctctccagagctttttttttaactcttaaatctctcatatatattattaattgttaccctaaaaatcttttccaATTTATAATGCTACCAGTGAAATTTCACAGCACATGGAATTGCATCCTACAGCAGCTGTAATGCATTGAGAGCCTTCCATGTCCTCCACATAGTCTAGCTACATTTCCCTAATCATGCAGCAACACCATGCCTTAAGCACATGTGGCCCAATTTATAGGTAGGAAAATATTGAGGTATAAGGGAGTCAAGAAGCTTCACGATCAGAGAGCAACTAAAAGAACAAgaacttgaaaaaaacccttaatGATTTCCAGAATATAAGACATCAGCCACATTCAGGTTTTATCGACAAAGTAAGATGTTCTAAATCAATGGGCTCAAGACCGGTCAAAGAAAGAACTTCCAAGTCCAAGGGCTACTGAATCACATGCAAAATTTGCAGTGTGTGGACgcggtgattttttttctgggaaagGAGACCATAGATCTCAATCCTTTCTCAGAACAGCAGGAGAATCTTCAGAACTAACTCCTGTATAATCCTAAATGTTCATTTTAGCTCATCCCAAAATATTTGCATGCTGGTTATTCTCAGTCATCCTGATTCCATTTAATGCCCCTTGGTAGACATTTACCTGTAGCTGTGGCACAGAGGGAGATATACTTTCTATTTGACACTGCCAGACACCAACTTCTGTTCAGAAGCCATTTCCAGGTTCTCCTAGAACAGGCATCAGGACACAAAGCCTTTGGAAATGAAAGTCAGATTAGGAAGATGTGTTTACCTTCTCCAGACCATCTATGTCATTGGGCAGGAGCACAAACAGACTGAGGTCATTGTTTTTGTATGGAATTCCCACAATTTTGGCCTGCAGGTCCTCCAGGAAGCTGAAGCTAAAGGAGTGTCTCTGTGCCATCATCTGCACGGGTTTACTTGTGTTCTGCAACAAATCGACAGAGCACCAGTGTCAAAGACGGAAGGCTGTGGGCATAGCCAGTCAAGCAGCTCACTGAAATGACCAGTTCATCCTAAAACAGTGCTAAAGGTCAGAGTTGCACAAAGTGAGCATTTGCCACCTACCAACATGCATTTGTTCAAATATGACTTTTGATCACAATGCCACAAGAAAGTACATCATGTAAATAAAGAACCGTACCTTATTCAACCAAAATGCCTCCTCcttggtattttctttcttaaactcCCTGTCCCACTGCCCTTTAAAATAAACTGTGTTTATCACCACCAGCTTGGTGGAGCTGCTAAGAGAGCCATCTGGAAACAGGTCCTTGATTTTTTctgcaaacaaatgaacagaaaagaTTAGCCTATCTTCCAAGTTACAGATCTCACATGCAACAGATATGATGCAGATGGACTTTAGTGACCATTAGCATCTCAGCCAGGTCAACACCAGAAGGCCTTCCCCACAAAAGCTTCACTGGCAGAGCCGGTGTGGAGATTCTCACTTCACCCATTCCCTACTTATCCCAAGGGCCAAATTGCGGTTGATAGCTAAATGTTCAGATTGCCTCTGGTCACCTCCAGTTTTGCCTCTTAGCTGAGGatccttgggcaagttatttacgCTCTCTGcgcctcatctgtaaagtaggaaTAAAACCTGCCTCACAGGGTTGCTGAAAGGAGTAAGTGCTCAGAACACTATCTGGCACATTTACTCTTATAAATGTGATACAGTTCTCACCTGAGGTTTAGAGACTACTTCTATTTGAAAAGGAATTGAAATGTGGGGCTCTTGGTTTGGCCCATCCCAAACTAAATTCCAAAAAATACTGTTCAGTCAAACTTTAGACCCcttattttctgcttcttttaattttctttctttacattagGCATGAAGAAAAATGCATTCCATAATAATGGAGAGCTCCctaacaataagaaaatgaaatccagAACTCTAAATAGTATAATCTATTGCTGCCCAACATGACTTTCTATATTAATAATTCTCTCCAACACTTTTCGTATGAGGATGAGGGATGAGGATAGGGTGAGAGATTCATCAAATTCTCTGCTGTGGATGGACTAAAAGATGTATCATCCCTGCATGATGTCCAAGTAGAGATGAAGCCCAGGTGAGTCCAGCTTTTGGTAGCAAAGACAAGTCTTAATAGGAGACCTGTAGGTTTTTCACTTAAAAAGAGAACTCCTCTCTGTGACAATTGCACTTACAGACTCAGACTCAAAGGTAAAAAAGACTCTGACATAAGGGAAAGGATTTAAACCCAAGACAGTCATGAGCTCAGCTTCAGGAACCCCAAAGGTATTGTGATCAACAGCTGTGTTTCCATGTGGCTGGTTCCTGTGGTCCTCCTCCTGGTTCCCCTTGAATCTCTCCACATTGACTGTGACATTCCCACCATCTGCAGTGCCCTTCCCCTCTCTTATACCCACCACTTCCTTTTCAACCCTGCAAAATCCATCTCGAGTTTCTTTCCAAAAGGAACCTATGCAGTGTCAAGCCCAGGGATTCACTCAAAACAGGTGGTCAAGAAGTGTTTTTATGATAAATAAACCACCCATACTCTACCATTTGTTTGGCTTTCAACCCAGGAATTAATCTTCTTTCGACTTTCATCTGCTGCATTTATAAAATCAACAGGTTCCAGAGATGCATGGTAATGTTTTTCAACATAATCTAAGTATTTCTTtaggagaaataggaaagaaatagaaagaggtTGAAAGTCAATTTACCAGTTACCAACATTTaccaatatttttttctgttcattaagACATCTAATgtcaaaacaagaattttcaggTCCTAGGAAAATGACTTTTGAGTATCTCCATGCACATTTTTACACAAGTACATAGGATTAGGGGAAAAAATCAGGTACAGATTTCCAGAACTAAAAAGAAGCTGAATGTCTGGAGAGCAGACCAGAAAGACCACTAGAGATGTGAGTGGAATAAAGCAGCCAACTTAGGCAGCATGCTCCCAGAATCCACATCCAAACAGGCATTTGGACATTTGTTAACCACCATTTATAGAGGGAGTAAACACAGCAAAACTTACTTGAAGGAAGAGGtatgttttctctccaaataGCCTGTTGGTTATGTTCAGTTCATAATCATCAGTGGGTTTGCTTATTTCAGCCAAAAGCTTTTGGAATTGGTGGTGTATCTCTTCTGACTTCTCAATCTTCAAAGACAAAACCTCAGAGGGTTATCTTGGCAAAAGCAAGCCTACATTCTCCTCCAACAGGATGTGGCTACTGGATCTTTCCTTCCATTGGACATCCTTGAGCACAGGCTGGGTTCTCTGACGTCTCACGTGGTCAGTTGGCTTTGACCCACATCACAAACATAAAAGCCACACCCAATCTCAGTCCACGAAGAAACTTTCGCCACAAGCCCAACACCACATATCTTGCGTATCTAATTCAAGTTGCAGTTTAGGTCTGAAATGTAATTGCCCACTAAGGGTTCCATACATTATCCACACATCATTCTTATCCTGCAAAGTTTAGAAATTTATGTTCTAGATATTTGATAAGAAAATTATCTCTtataggaggacagaacaggtcctgtggtgGGGGTTACCAGTGGGATGagagaggatgtgaggaaagggtgtaggagggtaactATGCATACatagtatatacatgtatgtaactggaaaaatgagaccagttgaaacttccaggaatagCGGGAAaacaggataaaggagaatgatgaaggggatgaattcaagtatatttgatatattgtaagaacttttataaatgccacaacataCCTCCAGcacaatataaagaaataaataaacaaataaataagaaagaaaaatatgttgatGGGGTAATTGAAATTTATCCCTTAAACTGGAAATTTCCTGTAGGATCCATCATTTTTCTGATGGAGGTTTGAGGAACACTCCATAGCAAAGCCATGTCATGTCACATTATGTCACATCAACTACTGAGTATTGTCTGAATGCTTTAATTTACAGTGGATTAGATGGAGAGCCATTTTAGTTTTGAAGTGAATTAACTATTCCTGATTGTGCCTAAAAACAGAAGCCATCTTTCTCTAGAATGTGAGCCTTATGGattgtttgtttcttatttattttatctctttattacttGTCTGGTTCCCCAATACCTAGAGTAGTATCTGCCAAAAAATGgacaatttaatttttctgaataaTTAATAAACATGTGAAGACATTCAGATTCAAATgtaagctggtagagtggctcagttggttgagtacctgcatagcaaacacaggctctgagttcaaccccaagaacccctttaataataatgataaaataataataataataacaacattgaaatataaaattatgctGCTCTAACAAAATCCATGAGGCTGAATTTGACCTTTGGCTATCCCCTTGTTTACTATGAGCTTTTAAATGGCTGATGATAATTTTTTGGCTGCGTGGGTTGACTGGGATGTGCTGGGAGCAGATCAAGTATTGCAGCCTTTGGGCAAGAAGGGATTGATGCAACTATATTTCTGCAGTGAGACAGTTGTGACAAAAATGACCTACAAATGGATCAGGAAAGAAAAGACTTGCAGTCAAACagtttggggtttgaatttataCTCCTCTGCATCTTAGGAAACCCCAAACTAAGAAATTAACTTAAATTGGTCCTGGTTTAGTAATAGATCAAGaacttatttcagaaaaaaaaatctttattagaAAAGTAACTACATCACAGGCTTCACTTTACTCCCACATATTATCAGCCAAATATGAGCTCATATTCCAAAATTATAAATCATGAGCAAAAAAGTCCCaaattaaaaatcaggaaaaaaataccAAACCACCATAATATAGCCACAATACAGGTATTTAGATGTTGACATTAACAGCTGTcacatttagaaataaaactatattGAGAATGCTAATCccccaaaatagaaaatatgtttaAGGAACATACGTTTCTAGGTTGGTTTAACAATCAACAG
Coding sequences within:
- the Serpinb13 gene encoding serpin B13 isoform X1, whose protein sequence is MDSLSVAITQFGFDLFKELKETKDGNIFFSPLGISTAIGMLPLGTGGATASQLQKVFYSEKDKENSGVKAEEKEGRIRSWDFSPSLIMLCWQGVLIEKSEEIHHQFQKLLAEISKPTDDYELNITNRLFGEKTYLFLQKYLDYVEKHYHASLEPVDFINAADESRKKINSWVESQTNEKIKDLFPDGSLSSSTKLVVINTVYFKGQWDREFKKENTKEEAFWLNKNTSKPVQMMAQRHSFSFSFLEDLQAKIVGIPYKNNDLSLFVLLPNDIDGLEKIIDKISPEKLIEWTSPGHMEERSVDLHLPRLVVEESYDLEPVLAALGTREAFSADFSGMSPRFHLHAHKFRHRSLLEVTEEGVQAAAATGIGFTVSAVPVCELVHCNHPFLFLIRHNASDSILFFGRFSCP
- the Serpinb13 gene encoding serpin B13 isoform X2, translating into MDSLSVAITQFGFDLFKELKETKDGNIFFSPLGISTAIGMLPLGTGGATASQLQKVFYSEKDKENSGVKAEEKEIEKSEEIHHQFQKLLAEISKPTDDYELNITNRLFGEKTYLFLQKYLDYVEKHYHASLEPVDFINAADESRKKINSWVESQTNEKIKDLFPDGSLSSSTKLVVINTVYFKGQWDREFKKENTKEEAFWLNKNTSKPVQMMAQRHSFSFSFLEDLQAKIVGIPYKNNDLSLFVLLPNDIDGLEKIIDKISPEKLIEWTSPGHMEERSVDLHLPRLVVEESYDLEPVLAALGTREAFSADFSGMSPRFHLHAHKFRHRSLLEVTEEGVQAAAATGIGFTVSAVPVCELVHCNHPFLFLIRHNASDSILFFGRFSCP